The window CCCTACTCCGGGACGGGCGCGATCGTCGGCGCCGGAGGCAACGGCTCGGGAGACGTCTTCACGATCGGCACGAAGGTGTACGCGCCGGCCGGCGACGTCGTGACCTGCCTCGACTTCGGTCGCTACTCCGGGTCGGGCACGGTGCCCACCTGCACCGGCTTCACAAAGCCGGCGAACAGCAAGAACTACACCACGCGTCCCGCGACGTCGTTCACCCCGGACTGCCTCGTCGCGACCGGTGACGGCGGCCAGATCACCTTCTTCGACGCCGTCACCGGTGGGGCGTGCATCCCTCCGGCGACGACATCGGTGACGGTGAAGCCCGAGAGCTTCTACTGCGGCACGGGAGCCGCGTCGTTCCATCTCTGGCACGCGCTCAGCCTGTCCGGCCTCGATACGGCCGCGTACCGGACCGGGTCCGTGACGCTCAAGGATCAGAACGGATCCGTCATCCCGGGATGGCACGACCGCGCCCTGACCCTCAACGCCGGAGCGCTCGCCTGGGAGATCTCGGACATCCCACGGACGGTGACGCAGCTCACGGCGAGCGTCACCCTCAACGGCGTGACCGACATCGGCAACGTCCGCGGGGCCCAGATCGTCGTCGCCTGGTGGGGGGATCCGCCGCAGATGTGCTTCGCCACCACCGCGCCCGCGAGCACCTGCGACGACGCCGCGCCGCCGACGCTGTCGAACTCGGCGAGCGCCGTGACGACCTCGGCCGCCGGGTCGGACGCCCCGAACGGCAACACGACCGGAGCGGCCGTCTTCCAGGTCAGCCAGGACCCGGCCCGGTGCTCGCTCGCCCTCACCAAGACGTCCTCCGTGAAGGACGCGCGGCCCGGCGACCGCGTCGAGTACGAGATCCTCATCCGGAACACGGGTTCGCAGGCCTACGCGGAGGCCGTCGTGACCGACGACCTGAGCGATGTGCTCGCGGAGGCGACCCTGGCAGACGACCAGCGGGCGACGACGGGGACGGTGACCTACGTGGCACCCACGCTGCGATGGACAGGCTCTCTGCCCCCGGGCGGGAGTGCGACGATCACGTACTCGGTGATCGTCCGGAGCCCAGACCCCGGCGATCACGAGCTCGTCAACGCAGTCGTGTCCCCATCCCCGGGCTCGAACTGCCCGGCCGGCTCGAACGATCCGGCGTGCACCGCGACCGTGACGGTGGAGGTCGTCGATGCCACCTGGCGCAAGACCGACGCGACCGCGGCGAAGAACGTCCTCGCGGGATCGGAGTGGACCCTGACGCCCGTCGACGGGTCCGGGCGGGCCACCGGGCCCGCGACGGCCGTCGCCGACTGCGTGACCGCGGCGGACGGCGACTGCCCGGGAGCGGACAGGGACCCCGTCGCCGGCCTGTTCCGCGTGACGGGGCTGGGACCGGGCACGTACCAGCTGGTGGAGACGCGTGCGCCGGAGGGCTTCCTCCGGGATCTGCGTCCGATCCCGGTCGTGGTGTCGAGGACGGACTCCGCGGTCGCGCTTCCGGACATCGCGAACACGCAGCTCCCGGTCCCCGCCCTCCCCTTCACCGGCGGCCTGGGAACGGACACGCTGACCGTCGCGGGAGGCGGCACGCTGGGCGCCGCGGGAGTGCTCGGCTCCTGCCTGCTGCTCAGACGGCGGCGAGCCGGATGAGCGGGCACGCGGGGGTGCGCTGTCGGCGGGTGGACGTTACACTCGTTCTCGAACATTTGTTCGAGTGGCGAGGTGAGCAGTATGACCGAGATCGACGAGGCGGTCGCCGTCTGGACGACCGACGAGGGCGTCCCCACGCGCCTGGTGTGGCGGTCCACCCGGTACCGCGTGTCGGACACGCCCACGGTCTGGGCGGAGGTGTGCGCCTGGTGGCGACCGTTCGGCGAGCATCGCTACACGATCGGGAGCCTGCCCCGGGAGATCGGCGGGTGGCGGTTCCAGGGCACGAGCGAAGACGGCGTGGCCCACGTGTTCGACGTCCGGCACGACGCCGTCGAGCGGTCGTGGCGGCTGGTCCGCGTGTTCGACTGAGGCGGGCGTGCCTCCCGCACCAGGCGCATCCGGTCGCATAGCCTCCATCGGGTGATGGACGACCGCTACGTAACCGATGTCCTGTCCGGCGACTGGAAGAACGCGGGCCGCAAGGCCGTGCCGACCGTCGAGGCCGTGCGGGACCTGGTGATCGAGGATGCCGCGAGCGGCTTCTGCGGGGCGATCACCCGCCTGGAGGCGCAGACCGTCGAGCTCGAGGACTACTTCGGCAAGAAGCGGGTGTTCCCTCTCACCGGTTCGTTCCTGATCGACGGCGAACCGGTGCGGCTCGTCGTCCCGTCGCGCGCGGCGGGGGGACCGGCCCGTACCGCCTCCGGGTCGTTCTCGGTGGGCGAGCAGAAGGCGCGCGTCGCGCGCGCCAGCCGCATCTTCGTCGAGGGCCGGCACGACGCCGAACTCGTGGAGCGCGTCTGGGGGGACGACCTCCGCGTCGAGGGCGTCGTCGTCGAATACCTCGAAGGCGTCGACGACCTGGATGCGATCGTGAAAGAGTTCCGCCCCGACCGCAGCCGTCGAATCGGCGTGCTGGTGGACCACCTGGTGCCCGGCTCCAAGGAGAGCCGGATCGCCGAGCAGGTCGCGCGCGGGCCCTACGGAGCACATGTCCTGGTCGTCGGGCATCCCTTCGTCGACATCTGGCAGGCGGTCAAGCCGGAGCGCGTCGGCCTCGACGCCTGGCCGGCCATCCCCCGCTCGGTGCCGTGGAAGCACGGCATCTGCGCGGCGCTCGGACTGCCGCACGAGACCCAGGCCGACATCGCCCGCGCGTGGAAGCGCATCCTCGGTCGAGTGCGGTCGTTCTCCGACCTCGAACCGGAGCTCCTCGGCCGGGTCGAGCACCTCATCGACTTCGTCACCGAACCGTAGCGGGCGGCGCTACCAGCCGTACTCCGTGTACGTCTCGCCACGCAGCAGCGCCTCGATGCCGTT is drawn from Leifsonia shinshuensis and contains these coding sequences:
- a CDS encoding SpaA isopeptide-forming pilin-related protein, whose protein sequence is MAHRLGPAARRPRACWAAACLVLCAAVGVVAAALVAPPPLAAASTTALSTIQATGTDTENGSRAAAPDAPGGPATGTARPGDTVSWVVGYQNNSDAPAEVSLTDVLTRAGTYVPGSLVLPPPSNPAGAVTPQYSTNGGVSWATGAPPADATGVGFRASGMLPRTQQASPPFTISPPVDLRVAGGDAYNAVVHNGMIYAIWHHSSGAIVYCATPTGATCPGWPTSSNVQSWSSTTGTPIGTGIVYPGKSAQQNGTWLEGTRLHWYMGPDDNSGVVIACLDLATTTPTSCGLSSVPIGATTSNTQVAATIGGTGLPASDGNTWASAVGSGSAYLVCITPSSATCGQVRLTTGVTTANVYTSAVFGDHVFASVQLTSAGSWQTYCYDLASKALCAGSWPVATSSSLAKAGTPFAPRLSATGALSGICTLANGTGTTSACWSLTGVAQPTNPYSGTGAIVGAGGNGSGDVFTIGTKVYAPAGDVVTCLDFGRYSGSGTVPTCTGFTKPANSKNYTTRPATSFTPDCLVATGDGGQITFFDAVTGGACIPPATTSVTVKPESFYCGTGAASFHLWHALSLSGLDTAAYRTGSVTLKDQNGSVIPGWHDRALTLNAGALAWEISDIPRTVTQLTASVTLNGVTDIGNVRGAQIVVAWWGDPPQMCFATTAPASTCDDAAPPTLSNSASAVTTSAAGSDAPNGNTTGAAVFQVSQDPARCSLALTKTSSVKDARPGDRVEYEILIRNTGSQAYAEAVVTDDLSDVLAEATLADDQRATTGTVTYVAPTLRWTGSLPPGGSATITYSVIVRSPDPGDHELVNAVVSPSPGSNCPAGSNDPACTATVTVEVVDATWRKTDATAAKNVLAGSEWTLTPVDGSGRATGPATAVADCVTAADGDCPGADRDPVAGLFRVTGLGPGTYQLVETRAPEGFLRDLRPIPVVVSRTDSAVALPDIANTQLPVPALPFTGGLGTDTLTVAGGGTLGAAGVLGSCLLLRRRRAG
- a CDS encoding DUF6504 family protein; the encoded protein is MTEIDEAVAVWTTDEGVPTRLVWRSTRYRVSDTPTVWAEVCAWWRPFGEHRYTIGSLPREIGGWRFQGTSEDGVAHVFDVRHDAVERSWRLVRVFD
- a CDS encoding DUF3097 domain-containing protein, translating into MDDRYVTDVLSGDWKNAGRKAVPTVEAVRDLVIEDAASGFCGAITRLEAQTVELEDYFGKKRVFPLTGSFLIDGEPVRLVVPSRAAGGPARTASGSFSVGEQKARVARASRIFVEGRHDAELVERVWGDDLRVEGVVVEYLEGVDDLDAIVKEFRPDRSRRIGVLVDHLVPGSKESRIAEQVARGPYGAHVLVVGHPFVDIWQAVKPERVGLDAWPAIPRSVPWKHGICAALGLPHETQADIARAWKRILGRVRSFSDLEPELLGRVEHLIDFVTEP